The following proteins are encoded in a genomic region of Aphis gossypii isolate Hap1 unplaced genomic scaffold, ASM2018417v2 Contig00843, whole genome shotgun sequence:
- the LOC126555422 gene encoding uncharacterized protein LOC126555422, whose protein sequence is MQFLKTTAKHTELSTQAVLGTITEAVAGQLPAVDSMKKTVQRIRQKELMAPARQRRSPKFPIKLWNCYGLIKNDIPRTNNAIEGWHNSFKSILNAVHPSIWKFIDALKKEEKLNRVRIQQFIAGNDPKPKKKENTKIQDQE, encoded by the exons atgcaatttttaaaaacaactgcAAAACATACTGAACTTAGTACTCAAGCAGTTTTAGGTACA aTTACTGAAGCGGTTGCTGGTCAATTACCAGCAGTtgattcaatgaaaaaaacgGTTCAACGAATTCGCCAAAAAGAATTAATGGCACCAGCA AGGCAACGAAGATCTCCAAAGtttccaataaaattatgGAACTGTTATggtttgattaaaaatgacaTACCAAGGACCAACAATGCCATTGAAGGATggcataattcatttaaatcaattttaaatgcagTTCATCCATCAATTTGGAAATTTATCGACGCTCTAAAAAAAGAGGAAAAGTTGAATCGCGTGAGAATTCAACAGTTTATTGCGGGTAATGAtccaaaaccaaaaaaaaaagaaaatacaaagATTCAGGatcaagaataa